In Kwoniella dendrophila CBS 6074 chromosome 7, complete sequence, the following proteins share a genomic window:
- a CDS encoding 18S rRNA biogenesis protein RCL1: protein MTTQAGPSRDILRFTTHRHLRQRILLSILSGKSIRVDGIRSDDVQVGLRDYEINLLRLAEKVTNGSTIEISVTGTSFLFHPGLLPGGNYTHTCHIGRSIGYYLELLIPLAPFCKKPFEINLYGVTGEEGRDMSVDMIRTVTLPHLHLFGVTDGLELQIKKRGSAPLGGGQAVFKCPVVRTLKTIQFLEKGKIKKIRGVAYSTRVSPQFANRMVESARSILNRYIPDIYLITDVYKGEDSGKSPGYGLTLVSQSTTSSIHSSETLSIPNPDKPQTPEEIALNATRLLLEEIKEGGCIDSKHQWLISLLMALGKEDVSKVKMGPLTSHTIQFYRDMLSFFGTKYKLVEDKKTGEVDVSCIGIGYSNVNKSMA, encoded by the exons ATGACAACTCAAGCGGGACCTTCAAGGGATATTTTACGATTTACCACACATCGACATTTACGTCAAAGGATTTTACTCTCGATATTATCGGGTAAATCAATCAGAGTAGATGGAATAAGGTCAGATGATGTACAAGTTGGTCTGCGCGATTATGAAATCAATCTACTGAGGTTAGCGGAGAAAGTAACAAATGGTAGTACAATAGAAATTTCTGTTACAG GTACATCCTTCTTGTTCCATCCTGGTCTCTTACCTGGTGGAAATTATACACATACTTGTCATATCGGTAGATCAATAGGTTATTATCTAGAATTGTTAATACCTTTAGCACCATTCTGTAAAAAGCCTTTCGAGATAAATTTGTACGGTGTAactggtgaagaaggtagagatatGTCT GTTGATATGATCAGAACAGTCACTTTACCGCATTTACATTTATTCGGTGTGACAGATGGATTAGAATTacagatcaagaaaagaggttCAGCACCTTTAGGAGGTGGTCAAGCTGTCTTCAAATGTCCTGTTGTTCGAACGTTGAAAACTATACAATTTTtggaaaaaggtaaaataaagaagattagaGGTGTAGC TTACTCGACGAGAGTATCACCTCAATTCGCAAACAGAATGGTTGAATCTGCTCGTTCAATCttaaatagatatatacctgatatatatctgataACGGATGTATacaaaggtgaagattctggaaa ATCACCTGGATATGGATTAACGCTAGTATCccaatcaacaacatcttcaattcaTTCATCAGAAACCTTGTCAATACCCAATCCTGATAAGCCTCAAACCCCAGAGGAAATCGCATTAAATGCAACAAGACTACTGttagaagaaatcaaagaagggGGCTGCATAGATTCTAAACATCAATGGTTAATTTCTTTATTGATGGCtctaggtaaagaagatgtgTCCAAAGTTAAAATGGGTCCCCTAACTTCACACAC TATACAATTTTACCGCGACATGTTATCATTTTTCGGAACCAAATATAAATTAGTCGAAGATAAGAAAACAGGTGAAGTCGATGTTAGTTGTATCGGTATTGGTTATAGTAACGTCAATAAGTCAATGGCATAG
- a CDS encoding ADP-ribosylation factor: MGLSISKLLSGLFGKKEMRILMVGLDAAGKTTILYKLKLGFNVETVEYKNISFTVWDVGGQDKIRPLWRHYFQNTQGIIFVVDSNDRERITEAREELQRMLSEDELRDALLLVFANKQDLPNAMNAAEITDKLGLHSLRQRSWYIQAACATSGDGLYEGLEWLSTNLKKKGN; encoded by the exons ATGGGTCTCTCAATCTCAAAATTGCTCTCCGGTCTCTTCGGTAAAAAGGAGATGC GAATTCTTATGGTCGGTCTCGATGCTGCTGGTAAAACAACAATCTTGTATAAACTCAAACTTG GTTTCAACGTTGAGACTGTAGAATACAAAAACATCTCTTTTACCGTTTGGGATGTTGGAGGCCAAGATAAGATTAGACCTTTATGGAGACATT ATTTCCAAAACACTCAAGGTATCATCTTCGTAGTAGATTCCAACGATAGAGAACGTATCACTGAGGCCAGAGAAGAAT TACAACGAATGCTTAGTGAGGATGAGTTGAGAGACGCTTTACTCCTTGTGTTCGCCAATAAACAA GATCTTCCAAATGCTATGAACGCTGCTGAGATTACCGACAAACTTGGTCTTCACTCCCTTCGACAACGATCATGGTATATCCAAGCAGCTTGTGCAACTTCAGGTGATGGTCTTTACGAGGGTCTTGAATGG CTCTCAACCAACCTcaagaaaaaaggaaactAA